In Candidatus Binataceae bacterium, the DNA window CGGCCGCCGGTCCAGGTATCGGGTGGCGATTCGATTGCGCCGGGCGCTGCTCCGTTATGGTCGCCGCCGAAGGTGTCGTAGACGAACATGAAGTTGAGGTCGAGCGGCCCGTAGTTCTGCCAACGATGCTCGAAATTCCAAATCGCCTTGTAGCCCGATTGCGGATCGCCAGGGCGCAGCGCCTCGTTCGGGAAGGGTTGGCCGCACAGGTAGTTGTCAAGCGTGCCGTCGCTCTTGAGTTTGACCTGCGCCTGGTATTTCTCGGTGCATTGCATGAAGTCCTTGCGCGGGCGATGGCTGCGCGGCGCAACGATCTCCATTTTCAGTTCGGGGAAATTAAGCTGATCGATGTAGCCCGGAACGATGAACGAGCGTATCCGTTCGAGGTCTTTGGCCGTGAGAACGTCGCCCGGCTTGAAGTCGGGCTTGGCGTTGGCGTTGCCGGCCAGCCACTGATCGACCGTCTGCCTGCTATAGCCGGGCGCCCCCTGCGCCGCCGCCGGCGCGGCGGCGGCCAGCAACGCGCCTGCCGACACGAGGACCGCAAGCATCGCATACCCAACCCATCCCGCGCGCCACATTTCGAACGCCCGCAGGCGGCTCCTGCTGATCTCTGAGTCTTCCCACACGAACGCACTCTCCTTCAACGTAAACGGTCGCGGCCGCGCCGCGCGGTCGATTGCGCCAGCGGCCAACGCGTCAATCGCGTCCCGTCTCTTAGCCGAAATTTCGCCGTTGCGTCAAAGACCGCCGCCGGCGATTACTCCGGCACGCGTGCTCGGACTGGTTGGCGGAGAGGGGGGGATTCGAACCCCCGGTCCCAGCGAGGGGACACGTGATTTCGAGTCACGCCGGTTAAACCTGACTCCCGAACCTCTCCGTATCGGGCAGCATTGATGTTTGCAGGGACGCAGTCAAGCTGGCTCGCGGCAGCGTGGAGCGCGTGTTGGCCCGTCGCGCGCGGGTTTGCTAGCGTCGCGCACGGGGGCAAGCGAAGGAGGCCGCGATGGCTTCGGCAGCGAGGATTCTTCCCGACTGGCGCGCGCAGCTCGGTGCCAGGCTGGTCGCGCCCGACGAGGCGGTGGCGCACATCAAATCCGGCGACCGGGTCACGATGTCGATCGCGCAGGGGACGCCGTTCACGCTTTGCCATGCGCTCGCGGCGCGGCTGATGGAGCTCGAGGGCGTGGTCGTCAATTACAGCGCTGCGCTCTTCGCTTTTGACCTGCCCGGGCTCGGCGAGCGCTTCCGCCTGGAGTCATTCTATCTCTCGCCGCTCGACCGTAAGCTTTATCACGAGGGGCCGGGCGAGTTCGTTCCGCTCAGCTACTATCGCACGGGCCATCTGCCGCCGGGGCTGGAGGGCTTCAACGTCTACCTGATGACGGTGTCGCCGCCCGACGAGCGCGGCGAGGTCAACTTCGGCGACATCCAGATCATGTCCAAGCTGCTGGCGCGCAAGGCCGACCTGGTGATCGCCGAGATCGATCCGCACGCGGTCCGGATTGGCGGCGACAACTCGATGCACATCTCGGAGATCGACTACTTCGTCGAGCGCGCGGTCGAGCCGCCCGCGCTCAAGGCGCCGCCGCCGCCCGAAGAGGAGCGGCGCGCGATCGACACCATCGGCGCGATCGTCGCCAAAGAACTGATTCCCGACCGCGCCACGATCCAAGTCGGCGTCGGTTCGACCTCCGGCGCACTGGCAGCCCATCTTCGCGGCCATCACGACCTCGGGATGCAGACCGAGATCATCCCCATCGGCACGACCCATCTCGTACGCGACGGCGTGATCACCGGCAAGTACAAGAAGATGTTCCCCGGGCTGGTGGTCGGCAGCGGCTTTGCGATCGGCACCCCGCGCGAGGAGCTCGATTACGCCGACGGCAACCCGCTCTTCCAGCTTTACGATTTCAACTACACCGACGACATCCGGACCATCGCCCGCGAGGAAGGGCTGATTTCGGTCAACAACGCGCTGTGCGTGGATCTCACCGGCCAGGTCGGCTCCGAGTCGATCGGCCATCAGATGTACACTGGAACGGGCGGGCAGACCGCCTTCGGCGTGGGCGCCTCGCTCGCCGGCGGTAAGTCGATAATCGTGCTGCCGTCGAGCGCGCTGCGAGGCGGCCAGCGGCTCTCGCGCATCACGCCCAGTCTTCCGCCGGCGACGGTTTTGACCCTGCCGCGCACCTTCGTCCATTACGTGGTGACCGAGTTCGGCATCGCCACGCTCATCGGACGCTCGCTGCGCGAGCGGGCGCGCGAGCTTATCGCGGTCGCCCATCCGGATTTCCGCGCTGAGCTTACGGCCGAGGCGCGCCGGATGTACGGCTAGCGCGGTCAGACCGGGCGCGGGGTGTAGATTCCCTCGAAGCCCGGCGGACGCCATCCGCCGTTGGCGCAGGGGATGCAGACGTCGAATTGCTTGTACCTGCCGTCCACCCGGCCGAGCAGGCTGACCATGCTCTCGGTCGAGACGGGTTTGTTGCAGGCGACGCAGGTTGCGCTGAGGGCTTTGTTGTCCTTCGCTCTCTCGCTTGGCATCGCGGTTTGCGCGCGCACGCCGGCGCTGAGAGGCCGGCCGCCGCAGCAGACTTTCATACTCAATTTCCGGCGGTTTCCGCAATCGAGGCGGCGATCACGGTGCGCGCGACGCCGAGCCGAGCGCGATTCCGATCAGCAGGGCGAGGCCGACAATCACGGCCAGCGCGAGGCATCCCGCGGCGTTGTGCGCACGCTGTTGCTGGGCGGGGCTGAGCGGCGTTTCGGCATGGGCCGAATGGACGCCCGTATGGTAGCCGCTTTGCGAGGTATAGTAGATGCCGGTGCCGGGGATGCCGAACGTACGCCGCACGCCGCGTGGGCCCACGGTGACGTGGGCGCCCCGCATGCCGACGGTCAGGCTCGGCCCTGACTTCGAGAGATTGACCGAGAGCCCGGGAAAGATGCTCATCCGGCGATAGAATCGGAAATTGCCCATCCCACCGGCCTCCCGCCAACATAATACACGGAGCGATCGCCGACCGTATCGCGCCCGAGCAGGGCCGGCTCAGCGGCGGGCGCGGAAGAACTGGCGCAGCAGCGCGCCGCACTCGGATTCCGCCACTCCGGCGTAAACCTCGATGCGATGGTTGAGGCGCCCGTCGCGCCCGATGTCGTACACCGAGCCGAGCGCGCCCGCCTTTTCGTCGCGCGCGCCGAAGTACAGCGCCGCCACGCGGGCATTGACCAGCGCGCCCACGCACATCACGCACGGCTCCAGCGTTACGAAGAGCGCGGAGTCATCCAAGCGGTATGCGCCGCGTGCGGCGGCGGCCGCCCGCATCGCGAGGATCTCCGCATGTGCGGTCGGATCGCTGAGCGCGATCGGCTGGTTGTGCGCGGCGGCCAGGATCGCTCCCGCGCCGCGGTCTGCCACGACCACCGCACCGACCGGCACCTCGCCCTCCGCGGCTCCCCGCCGGGCTTCGGCCAATGCAGCCGCCATCAGGGATTGCTGTCGCTCGCGATCGACCATGACCGCCGGACTTCGCGCCGGCGAGAACATGCTACATTGACAGGGCGGGGCGGCCCAACCGACAATTCTGAACTAACGGACGCAGCGGCGCCGTCCTTTCGAGGTATTGGCAGGGTGAAAGAGGAAAGGGTCGAGATTGGAGAGCTGACCCCGGCTGAATTGAAGCGCCGGCTGGAGCGCGGCGAGCGTCCGCTGATCCTCGATGTGCGCGAGCCCGAGGAGGTCGCGCTGGCGCGGTTTCCCGGCGCCGTGCACATTGCGATGGGCGACGTTCCGTCGCGGCTGAGCGAACTGGACCCGGACCGCGAGACTGTCGTCGTATGCCATCACGGGATTCGCAGCGCGCACGTCGCAATGTACCTGGCGCGGCTCGGCTTCGAGTGCGTGTCGAACCTAAGCGGCGGGATCGACGCCTGGTCGGCCGTCGATCCTGACGTTCCGCGCTACTGAGGCTCCGCGGCCGGGCGGGCCTCTGTGGCCGGTGATCGAACGGAGGCGGGCACATGACCTATCTTGCGGCGGCGATCCAGATGGCGGCGGGGAGCGACAAGGCGGCCAACCTCGAGCGCGCCGAACGGCTGGTTCGGCTGGCCGCGGCGCGCGGCGCAAACCTGGTCGCTCTGCCTGAAACGTTCAACTGGCGCGGCAAGCGCTCGGAGGAGCCGGCTGCGGCGGAACCGCTTGAAGGGTCGTCGCTAACGTTGATGCGGCGGTTGGCGCGCGAGCTTGGCGTGCATATCCTCGCCGGCTCGATCACCGAGGACGCCCCGGGGCAACCCAGGCGCTACAACACTTCGGCGCTGATCGGCGCCGACGGCGCGCAAATCGCGGTTTATCGAAAGATTCATCTGTTCGACGTCGACCTTCCCGGCCGCGTCACCGTGCGCGAGTCCGACACCAAGCTCTCCGGCGGCGAGGTTGTCGCGGCGCGCACGGCGCTGGGCATGATCGGCCTGAGCGTATGCTACGATCTGC includes these proteins:
- a CDS encoding acetyl-CoA hydrolase/transferase C-terminal domain-containing protein, whose product is MASAARILPDWRAQLGARLVAPDEAVAHIKSGDRVTMSIAQGTPFTLCHALAARLMELEGVVVNYSAALFAFDLPGLGERFRLESFYLSPLDRKLYHEGPGEFVPLSYYRTGHLPPGLEGFNVYLMTVSPPDERGEVNFGDIQIMSKLLARKADLVIAEIDPHAVRIGGDNSMHISEIDYFVERAVEPPALKAPPPPEEERRAIDTIGAIVAKELIPDRATIQVGVGSTSGALAAHLRGHHDLGMQTEIIPIGTTHLVRDGVITGKYKKMFPGLVVGSGFAIGTPREELDYADGNPLFQLYDFNYTDDIRTIAREEGLISVNNALCVDLTGQVGSESIGHQMYTGTGGQTAFGVGASLAGGKSIIVLPSSALRGGQRLSRITPSLPPATVLTLPRTFVHYVVTEFGIATLIGRSLRERARELIAVAHPDFRAELTAEARRMYG
- a CDS encoding DUF4236 domain-containing protein; translated protein: MGNFRFYRRMSIFPGLSVNLSKSGPSLTVGMRGAHVTVGPRGVRRTFGIPGTGIYYTSQSGYHTGVHSAHAETPLSPAQQQRAHNAAGCLALAVIVGLALLIGIALGSASRAP
- the tadA gene encoding tRNA adenosine(34) deaminase TadA, coding for MFSPARSPAVMVDRERQQSLMAAALAEARRGAAEGEVPVGAVVVADRGAGAILAAAHNQPIALSDPTAHAEILAMRAAAAARGAYRLDDSALFVTLEPCVMCVGALVNARVAALYFGARDEKAGALGSVYDIGRDGRLNHRIEVYAGVAESECGALLRQFFRARR
- a CDS encoding rhodanese-like domain-containing protein, whose product is MKEERVEIGELTPAELKRRLERGERPLILDVREPEEVALARFPGAVHIAMGDVPSRLSELDPDRETVVVCHHGIRSAHVAMYLARLGFECVSNLSGGIDAWSAVDPDVPRY
- a CDS encoding carbon-nitrogen hydrolase family protein gives rise to the protein MTYLAAAIQMAAGSDKAANLERAERLVRLAAARGANLVALPETFNWRGKRSEEPAAAEPLEGSSLTLMRRLARELGVHILAGSITEDAPGQPRRYNTSALIGADGAQIAVYRKIHLFDVDLPGRVTVRESDTKLSGGEVVAARTALGMIGLSVCYDLRFPELYRRLTFAGAEIVTVPSCFTFPTGEAHWEALLRARAIENQVYVIAPAQFGPNVHGFSDYGNSAIVDPWGRVIGRAADQEGVVVAPIDLDYLAKVRRELPALSHARLREDLATARR